A genomic window from Candidatus Obscuribacter sp. includes:
- a CDS encoding 1-deoxy-D-xylulose-5-phosphate reductoisomerase, with translation MKTISIIGSTGSIGSQTLDIARAHKESVRVIALAAGASRLDMLAQQITEFEPQIVGVPDEAARAKLKELLPAATSQKLQIIPGDEGLIACAESDGETVVTAVVGFLGVKPTLQAIKKGKRIALANKETMVAAGHLVQELASTHKAMIVPVDSEHSAIFQSLEGSILRGRSAEEIDRILLTGSGGPFRTWTQEAMEKATLADALKHPNWSMGAKITIDSATLMNKGLEIIEARWLFGVPESKIKVVIHPQSILHSAVEFVDGSIVGQMGKPDMRLPIHYALFYPQRIASSRVPRLDLASLGTLTFEEPDLQRFPCLQLAKEVASSDDSRACVLNAANEVAVDSFLKGQIGFSDIARIIARVLGEHKPIKAPCLEDILDADQWARRQALLTLTA, from the coding sequence ATGAAAACAATCAGCATCATAGGCTCAACCGGCTCCATTGGCAGCCAGACTCTGGACATCGCCCGGGCGCACAAAGAGAGCGTCAGAGTAATAGCTCTGGCAGCAGGTGCTAGCCGGCTCGATATGCTAGCCCAGCAAATCACTGAATTTGAGCCGCAAATAGTCGGGGTGCCAGACGAAGCAGCAAGAGCAAAACTAAAAGAACTTTTGCCCGCTGCCACAAGTCAAAAATTGCAGATTATTCCTGGTGATGAGGGACTAATTGCCTGCGCTGAAAGCGACGGCGAAACTGTAGTCACAGCTGTAGTGGGATTTTTGGGCGTCAAACCGACGTTGCAGGCAATCAAAAAGGGCAAACGCATTGCTCTAGCTAACAAAGAAACAATGGTAGCTGCCGGTCATCTAGTGCAAGAGCTCGCCTCCACTCACAAAGCCATGATCGTGCCGGTGGACTCAGAGCATTCAGCCATTTTTCAATCACTTGAAGGCAGCATTTTGCGTGGGCGCAGTGCAGAAGAAATAGACCGCATTTTACTTACAGGATCGGGTGGACCATTTCGCACATGGACCCAAGAAGCAATGGAAAAAGCCACACTGGCTGACGCGCTCAAGCACCCGAACTGGTCTATGGGGGCTAAAATCACCATAGACTCAGCGACTTTAATGAATAAAGGTCTGGAAATAATTGAGGCACGTTGGCTCTTTGGGGTGCCAGAAAGCAAAATCAAGGTAGTAATCCATCCACAATCTATTTTGCACAGTGCTGTCGAGTTTGTGGACGGCTCAATTGTGGGACAGATGGGCAAACCGGACATGCGTCTGCCCATCCATTACGCTCTCTTTTATCCTCAGCGTATAGCCTCCAGCCGAGTACCTAGACTGGATTTAGCCAGCCTCGGTACACTTACATTTGAAGAACCTGATTTACAAAGATTTCCCTGCTTGCAACTGGCTAAAGAGGTAGCAAGCTCAGACGATTCCAGAGCCTGTGTGCTCAATGCCGCCAATGAAGTGGCTGTGGATTCGTTTTTAAAAGGACAAATCGGCTTTAGCGACATAGCCAGAATTATTGCCAGGGTGTTAGGTGAACATAAGCCAATCAAAGCTCCCTGTCTGGAGGATATACTAGACGCTGATCAGTGGGCCAGGCGGCAGGCATTGCTTACACTCACTGCTTAA
- the thrS gene encoding threonine--tRNA ligase yields MSQVDSKVINVVLPDGSSRSLEHGQTGGDLAKQISEGLYRKAVGVTINGEIKDLFAPLTDGDKVKILTADDPQSIELLRHSTAHVMAQAVQKLFPQAKIAIGPNIDNGFFYDFEIKDHALTQDDLSAIEGEMKKIAEAKQRLVRYDIPDVDVQLKEFESQGEKFKAELLNEHRDHNPTLYLMQDKDGKTVWNDLCRGPHLPSTGLIKAFKLLKTSGSYWRGDEKKEHLQRIYATAFWSKKDLDDYLHKLEEAEKRDHRRLAKQLDLFSTHDEVGPGLIFWHPNLATVRDCIEDYWRQEHRRRGYQFVYTPHIASESLYEISGHLQNYAENMYSPMDIDGQAYRAKPMNCPGHIMIYNSKLRSYRDLPIRMAELGTVYRYERSGVLHGMLRVRGFTQDDSHIFCTPEQLEDEISGIIDLIETLMTTFGYTYKAYLATKPTNSMGSDEEWERATNALEGAMKKRGMPYEVDEGGGAFYAPKIDVKLFDAIGREWQGPTVQVDLNLPGRFGVNYIGEDGNKHNAIMVHRAVLGSMERFCGGLIEHYAGAFPLWLAPTQVSVLPISDRHLEVAKAVEAKLKAMDMRVHLDERSETVNYRIREAQMQQVPYMVVIGDKEVEDNVVAIRHRRQGNLGTMTVEALAEKLKQEIANKENN; encoded by the coding sequence ATGTCACAAGTGGACTCAAAAGTAATCAATGTCGTCCTACCGGACGGCAGCTCAAGAAGCCTCGAGCACGGTCAGACCGGCGGGGATCTAGCTAAACAAATCAGCGAAGGGCTTTATCGCAAGGCTGTTGGTGTGACCATCAACGGCGAGATAAAAGACCTCTTTGCACCGCTTACAGATGGCGATAAAGTCAAAATTTTGACAGCAGATGATCCTCAGTCTATCGAACTTTTGAGACACTCAACAGCTCACGTCATGGCCCAGGCTGTACAAAAGCTTTTTCCGCAGGCCAAAATCGCTATTGGTCCCAATATCGATAACGGTTTCTTTTATGACTTTGAAATTAAAGATCATGCACTCACTCAAGATGATTTGAGCGCCATCGAAGGCGAAATGAAAAAGATTGCCGAGGCAAAACAACGCCTGGTGCGCTACGACATCCCGGACGTTGACGTGCAGCTCAAAGAGTTTGAGAGTCAGGGTGAAAAGTTTAAAGCTGAGCTATTAAACGAGCACAGAGATCACAACCCGACTCTGTATTTGATGCAAGACAAAGATGGCAAAACAGTCTGGAATGACCTTTGCCGCGGACCGCACTTGCCTTCTACCGGGCTTATCAAAGCCTTTAAATTGCTCAAGACATCGGGCTCTTACTGGAGAGGCGACGAAAAGAAAGAGCATCTGCAACGCATCTATGCCACCGCCTTTTGGAGCAAAAAGGATCTCGATGATTATTTGCACAAACTGGAAGAAGCAGAAAAACGCGATCACCGCAGATTAGCTAAACAACTGGATTTGTTTTCGACCCATGATGAAGTCGGTCCTGGTCTTATCTTTTGGCATCCCAATCTAGCTACAGTGCGCGATTGCATCGAAGATTACTGGCGCCAGGAGCACAGACGCCGTGGCTATCAGTTTGTCTATACACCACACATAGCAAGCGAAAGCCTCTACGAAATCAGCGGTCACTTGCAAAACTATGCCGAGAACATGTACTCGCCAATGGACATTGATGGTCAGGCCTACCGCGCCAAACCAATGAACTGTCCCGGTCACATCATGATCTACAACTCCAAATTGCGCAGCTATAGAGACTTGCCTATCCGCATGGCAGAACTAGGCACTGTCTACCGTTATGAGCGCTCCGGCGTTTTGCACGGCATGCTGCGTGTCCGCGGATTTACACAAGATGACTCACACATCTTTTGCACACCAGAACAACTAGAAGACGAAATCTCAGGCATCATCGATCTGATTGAGACATTGATGACTACTTTTGGTTACACCTACAAAGCTTATCTAGCTACCAAGCCAACAAACAGCATGGGCAGCGATGAAGAGTGGGAAAGAGCAACTAACGCCCTGGAAGGCGCCATGAAAAAACGTGGCATGCCTTATGAAGTGGACGAAGGTGGCGGTGCCTTTTATGCGCCCAAAATCGACGTCAAACTCTTTGACGCCATTGGCCGCGAATGGCAGGGACCGACTGTACAGGTCGACCTCAACTTGCCCGGTCGCTTTGGTGTGAACTATATCGGCGAAGACGGCAACAAACACAATGCCATCATGGTCCATAGAGCCGTACTGGGCTCTATGGAAAGATTCTGTGGCGGTTTAATTGAGCACTATGCTGGCGCCTTCCCGCTATGGCTGGCACCAACACAAGTCAGTGTGCTGCCCATCTCGGATAGGCATCTGGAAGTGGCTAAAGCTGTGGAAGCAAAACTCAAAGCAATGGACATGAGAGTCCATCTCGATGAGCGCTCTGAAACAGTCAATTACCGCATCCGTGAAGCACAGATGCAGCAAGTGCCTTATATGGTGGTGATTGGCGATAAAGAAGTCGAAGACAATGTTGTCGCCATAAGACATCGTCGTCAAGGCAATCTTGGCACCATGACAGTAGAGGCTCTAGCCGAAAAACTGAAACAGGAAATCGCCAACAAAGAAAACAACTAG
- the mnmE gene encoding tRNA uridine-5-carboxymethylaminomethyl(34) synthesis GTPase MnmE: MLIDDTIAAISTPSGVGAIAIVRLSGPDAFLIAQKIFVARKKSSENNFSSDKNWQPKSHQASIGYIQDPLTHQYLDEVVLIPYQGPNSYTGEDLVEINCHGSPIVTREILSILLKEGARLAQRGEFTKRGYLAGRLDLTQAEAVLDLIHSKTEKQSQLALTVLTGHLGDEIKAVRARLVELLTRIIAGIDFPEEVGELDLTDIEKVTSECLSRVNVLAKTARSGRFLREGLKLAIVGRPNAGKSSLLNRLLNFERAIVTDIPGTTRDSIEEPVDVNGIPVILIDTAGVRDTSDVVEQIGIERTTRSIKDADLTVILIDGTAPIGAEEAVLAEKLKAIGCPFFIVINKADLLSQKDGAKLVYTDLQTEQSTIKELANMPTNIQAGAKTLMISAKLNEGLEDFKRVIEKFAINDNSVQEVGGSLNERQGALCIRASESLEALLTAAQSGLPQDCLATDLKSAVDALDAINGHAVTEEVISEVFANFCIGK, from the coding sequence ATGCTAATTGATGACACCATCGCCGCCATATCAACTCCCTCTGGAGTGGGCGCCATAGCAATAGTAAGGCTTTCGGGACCTGACGCGTTTTTGATTGCACAAAAAATATTTGTAGCACGTAAAAAAAGTAGCGAAAATAATTTTTCTTCTGACAAAAACTGGCAGCCAAAGAGCCATCAGGCATCCATTGGATATATACAAGATCCTTTAACGCATCAATATTTAGACGAAGTTGTGCTGATTCCATATCAGGGACCAAACAGCTACACAGGCGAAGACCTCGTTGAAATCAACTGTCACGGCTCGCCCATTGTCACGAGGGAAATACTCTCCATCTTATTAAAAGAAGGAGCAAGACTGGCCCAGCGGGGCGAATTTACAAAACGGGGCTATCTGGCTGGCCGTCTTGACTTAACTCAAGCTGAAGCAGTGCTGGATTTGATTCATAGTAAAACCGAAAAACAAAGCCAGCTTGCTTTAACTGTCCTAACAGGTCACCTGGGTGATGAAATCAAAGCGGTACGAGCCCGGCTTGTGGAGCTACTTACGAGGATAATAGCGGGCATTGATTTTCCCGAGGAAGTGGGCGAACTGGATTTAACTGATATCGAAAAGGTAACAAGCGAATGCTTGAGCCGTGTCAATGTACTGGCTAAAACAGCGCGCTCTGGCAGATTTTTGCGTGAAGGTCTGAAGCTTGCCATCGTGGGCAGACCAAATGCAGGCAAGTCTAGCTTGCTCAATCGTCTGCTCAATTTTGAAAGAGCAATCGTTACCGACATACCAGGCACAACTAGAGACAGTATCGAAGAACCAGTCGACGTTAACGGCATCCCGGTAATACTGATTGATACAGCAGGCGTGCGAGACACCTCTGATGTGGTCGAGCAAATTGGTATCGAACGCACAACTCGCTCTATTAAAGATGCGGACCTGACTGTCATATTGATTGACGGTACAGCCCCTATTGGTGCCGAAGAAGCAGTACTGGCCGAAAAACTCAAAGCAATTGGCTGCCCCTTTTTTATTGTCATCAATAAAGCCGACCTGCTCAGTCAAAAAGACGGAGCAAAGCTTGTTTACACAGATTTGCAAACTGAGCAGTCAACCATCAAAGAGCTGGCTAATATGCCGACCAATATTCAAGCAGGGGCCAAAACACTGATGATCTCAGCCAAACTAAATGAAGGGCTGGAAGATTTCAAGCGTGTTATAGAAAAATTTGCCATAAACGACAACTCAGTCCAGGAAGTCGGAGGCTCGCTCAATGAGCGCCAGGGAGCCCTCTGTATTAGAGCCTCAGAATCACTTGAGGCACTATTAACAGCAGCCCAGAGTGGTCTGCCTCAAGATTGCCTGGCCACCGACCTAAAAAGTGCTGTAGACGCTCTGGACGCCATAAACGGTCATGCTGTCACCGAAGAAGTAATCAGCGAAGTTTTTGCCAACTTTTGTATTGGCAAATAG
- a CDS encoding HU family DNA-binding protein, with protein sequence MNKAELVNAVAEATGQTKLNVHNTVAALLHSLTATLAKGERVTLVGFGTFERRQRQARYGVNPQNPKQKLKIEAAKVPVFRAGQELKDVVDGRAKQAPLPKAAPAAKPAAKKAAAKPAKKAAKPAKKSAPAKKAAAKKAPAKKKPAAKKKR encoded by the coding sequence ATGAATAAAGCAGAACTAGTTAACGCAGTGGCAGAAGCCACCGGACAAACCAAGCTGAACGTACACAACACAGTAGCCGCTTTGCTGCATTCGCTGACAGCCACGTTAGCGAAAGGTGAGCGCGTTACTCTCGTTGGGTTCGGCACATTCGAGCGTCGTCAAAGACAAGCTCGTTACGGAGTCAATCCACAAAACCCCAAACAAAAGCTCAAAATCGAAGCTGCTAAAGTGCCAGTCTTTAGAGCCGGACAAGAGCTAAAAGATGTTGTAGACGGCAGAGCCAAACAAGCTCCATTGCCCAAAGCAGCACCTGCTGCCAAACCAGCCGCCAAAAAAGCAGCTGCCAAACCAGCTAAAAAGGCTGCTAAACCAGCCAAAAAATCGGCTCCAGCTAAAAAAGCCGCTGCTAAAAAAGCACCAGCCAAAAAGAAGCCAGCCGCCAAGAAAAAACGCTAA
- a CDS encoding antibiotic biosynthesis monooxygenase, whose product MTSQVEVIARAQAKPGKEDELAKVMATAVAPTRKEAGCVVYRLCKTQTKGLFYFYEIWQSQAALDAHAASDHLKAMKELAKDLLDGPTEVSLLAEID is encoded by the coding sequence ATGACTAGCCAAGTAGAAGTAATTGCCCGAGCCCAGGCCAAACCAGGCAAAGAAGACGAACTAGCGAAAGTCATGGCTACAGCCGTGGCTCCGACGCGCAAAGAGGCTGGTTGCGTCGTATATAGATTGTGTAAAACACAAACAAAAGGACTCTTTTACTTTTACGAAATCTGGCAGAGCCAAGCCGCCCTTGATGCCCATGCCGCCTCTGACCATCTCAAGGCCATGAAAGAACTGGCAAAAGACTTACTGGACGGTCCCACTGAAGTGAGCTTGCTTGCCGAAATAGACTGA
- a CDS encoding serine/threonine protein kinase: MKETVMDDALIGTIVERRFVIDKVIGRGGISTVYKVKHLHADIEACIKILHSSYTSTEESVERFRREAAITNAINHANVVHMLSYGVLRGELERSEGFEPETVKEPRPYLILELLKGAGLDRIIRKGAIGQSQSLQITRAVLDALIVAHEMGIIHRDIKPSNVMIVESISEMDQMYSDLPVAQVKLLDFGIAKCNACHDAEVQRLTQAGSIFGSPLYMSPEQCKGDDLDQRSDIYSLGCMLYEMLTGIPPYQGQNVMHTFAMHIYEQPRSFNELADMPAINPQLEAIVMRCLAKDRKDRFQNGVELKQALASIY; encoded by the coding sequence ATGAAAGAAACAGTGATGGATGATGCACTGATAGGCACTATTGTCGAGCGGCGCTTTGTCATCGACAAGGTAATAGGCCGGGGTGGTATCAGTACTGTTTACAAGGTCAAGCATCTCCATGCCGATATCGAAGCTTGTATCAAGATTTTGCATTCAAGCTACACCAGTACCGAAGAAAGCGTGGAGAGATTTAGACGGGAAGCGGCGATTACAAATGCTATAAACCATGCCAATGTTGTTCATATGCTCTCATATGGAGTCTTGCGCGGTGAGCTTGAGCGCAGTGAGGGCTTTGAGCCAGAAACAGTTAAAGAACCAAGACCATATTTGATCCTGGAGTTGCTCAAAGGCGCAGGGCTCGATCGCATCATCAGAAAGGGAGCAATAGGTCAGAGTCAATCTTTGCAGATTACCAGGGCTGTACTTGATGCTTTGATTGTGGCGCATGAAATGGGCATTATCCACCGCGACATCAAACCTAGTAATGTGATGATCGTCGAATCAATCTCTGAAATGGACCAAATGTACTCTGACTTGCCTGTTGCACAGGTCAAACTGCTCGATTTTGGCATAGCTAAATGCAATGCCTGTCACGACGCAGAAGTACAGCGCTTAACCCAGGCTGGCTCTATCTTTGGTAGTCCGCTCTATATGAGCCCTGAGCAATGCAAGGGTGACGATCTCGATCAGCGCTCTGATATTTATAGTCTGGGCTGTATGCTCTACGAAATGCTCACTGGTATACCGCCTTATCAGGGACAAAATGTGATGCACACCTTTGCTATGCACATCTATGAACAGCCCCGGTCATTTAATGAGCTGGCTGATATGCCGGCTATTAACCCGCAGCTGGAAGCAATTGTAATGCGCTGTCTGGCAAAGGATCGCAAGGATAGATTTCAGAATGGTGTGGAGTTAAAACAAGCTCTAGCCAGTATCTACTGA
- the truB gene encoding tRNA pseudouridine(55) synthase TruB, which translates to MAKSNTDYFGFLAIDKPSGITSHDVVARVRRRLNVKQVGHAGTLDPMATGVMVVAVGKACRLLRFLKSDKTYQAKVLLGRTTDTDDVQGKSITEAAIEPADFPDRDKIDKALDSFRGQIDQLPPLYSAIHVEGKRLYEMARSGEAQKDTVAKLVQARPVTIYSLSLDAIASPCIDLTVHCSGGTYIRSIARDLGQALGPGACLAALKRTKSGDVNLGDCVPLQDFMESEAIEGKFEDVLLNAQDLMPMPKIEVGAEIIKKILRGQIFEIPASEHAKLPDAEHAQDESYVYVTESGTDKCVCIGVRKKTTPSLIKPEVVLVTNQ; encoded by the coding sequence GTGGCGAAATCTAATACCGACTACTTTGGCTTTCTTGCGATAGACAAGCCAAGCGGTATCACCTCCCATGATGTAGTGGCGCGCGTCCGTCGTCGCCTCAATGTCAAACAAGTCGGTCATGCCGGCACACTAGATCCTATGGCCACTGGTGTCATGGTCGTGGCTGTGGGCAAAGCCTGCCGTCTTTTGCGCTTCCTCAAAAGCGACAAAACCTATCAAGCCAAAGTCTTGCTTGGTCGCACCACCGATACCGATGATGTCCAGGGCAAATCAATCACCGAAGCAGCCATTGAACCAGCTGACTTTCCGGACCGGGACAAAATCGACAAAGCGCTCGATAGTTTTAGAGGGCAAATAGATCAACTGCCTCCGCTTTATTCAGCTATTCACGTAGAGGGCAAACGCCTCTATGAAATGGCACGCTCTGGCGAAGCTCAAAAAGATACTGTGGCAAAACTGGTGCAAGCCCGTCCAGTCACAATCTACAGCTTATCGCTGGATGCCATTGCCTCCCCTTGCATTGACCTTACCGTGCATTGCTCCGGTGGTACCTATATCCGCTCTATCGCCCGTGATCTCGGTCAAGCTCTGGGACCTGGCGCTTGCCTGGCAGCCCTCAAGCGCACCAAATCCGGTGACGTCAATCTGGGTGATTGCGTGCCTCTGCAAGACTTCATGGAAAGCGAAGCAATCGAAGGCAAATTTGAAGACGTCCTACTGAACGCTCAAGACCTCATGCCCATGCCTAAAATCGAAGTGGGAGCAGAGATAATCAAAAAAATACTGCGTGGTCAAATATTTGAAATCCCGGCAAGCGAGCATGCTAAATTGCCAGATGCCGAGCATGCCCAGGACGAATCCTATGTCTATGTCACCGAAAGCGGCACAGATAAATGTGTCTGCATTGGTGTGAGAAAGAAAACAACACCAAGTTTAATCAAACCTGAAGTGGTGCTAGTCACAAACCAGTAG
- the rbfA gene encoding 30S ribosome-binding factor RbfA, translating to MSAERALRVSQAIKRELADMLRKDLRDERLKGLISITEVESTSDLRSVKAFISVFGENAVGADVVECLNERAGFIRGELCRRLKLRFAPELAFKLDDSLERGSKVNELLGKISRGEI from the coding sequence ATGTCCGCTGAACGCGCACTTAGAGTATCGCAAGCTATCAAGCGAGAACTCGCCGATATGCTCCGCAAGGACCTGAGAGATGAACGTCTCAAAGGACTTATTTCAATTACAGAAGTAGAAAGCACCTCTGATTTGAGATCAGTCAAAGCCTTCATCTCAGTCTTTGGCGAAAACGCCGTAGGCGCAGATGTAGTCGAATGCCTCAATGAAAGAGCAGGCTTTATCAGAGGCGAACTATGTCGTCGCCTCAAATTGCGTTTTGCACCAGAGCTGGCTTTTAAGCTCGACGACTCACTGGAGCGTGGATCTAAAGTCAACGAACTATTAGGTAAAATTTCTCGTGGCGAAATCTAA
- the infB gene encoding translation initiation factor IF-2, with translation MDDRVRIYELARKMNVPNQDIINILRELGYDIKSHSSTIDKQTVNQLTAAFSKKKKDQDEKPKGAKGATVKSTVPAAPVTQSKAPATKSTAKAPAAKLPPPPPPPVVKPRVLSRYRPDAPAAEPIVQTPASDSQSQAQPATQAGTSTTIQPGTAAHQPVSPQPTNTASSPVPQAPGSTQPAQALSGSPATEAKTTQPVENAQVAAQTAALAPAQNSPASANIVAEKSQTATSEVKEPVAKSITVEEKNAPEVEQRKPEPVEPPFEEPEPIGRPTGDSWSDSSKYAPRVIRKLDVKAKKPEDEKEAVKPKEEPAAAVGKVEERVKGKDEKEADHREGRKKGKNADDDDDSPKSSKPLSPSVPIRVAAPSQRATPPRPPKSHRQSPSDRHAAKKEEKQAKPQVSVPEVPKVITLTTSLTVQDLATRMGVDETEVIKRLFMKGVMRTVNQTVELELARDLAIEMEYEVLSEIAAKTKEAPKELSEEDKANLVTRPPVVTIMGHVDHGKTSLLDAIRQTKLNIADSEHGGITQHMGAYHVEVPDEEGHMRQIVFLDTPGHEAFTAMRARGAKVTDIAILVVAADDGVMPQTIEALDHAKAAGVPIIVAVNKIDKGDADPERVLTQLMKHDLIAEKYGGETVTVEVSAKKRIGLDNLLEMILLVSDILDLKANPEKPAEGVIVEAELSRGKGAVATALVENGTLREGDFIVAGSKCGRVRALFDDRGQRVKAAGPSMPVEVLGLDEVPLAGDRFEVVSDAQGMKILAESRKLLETRGQHHVTLESLHDLLESGEVKELNIIVKADVQGTAEAIADSVRKLSSSEVQTRVLRTASGDISENDVNLAASSNAIIVGFNVQPDQNAARVAENSGVDIRTYNIIYQITDDITSAVQGLLKPIREEVQIGQAEVRQIFKVGKGLMIAGCMVLSGKVQRSSIARIERNGQIIHEGKLDTLKRFKDDAKEVAQGFECGMSFDKFSDLQVGDKINSFIITETKREHSHN, from the coding sequence ATGGACGATCGGGTCAGAATCTATGAGTTAGCGCGCAAGATGAATGTGCCAAATCAGGACATCATCAACATTTTGCGCGAACTTGGCTACGATATAAAGAGCCACTCCAGCACAATCGACAAACAAACTGTCAATCAGTTGACAGCCGCATTTAGTAAGAAGAAAAAAGATCAGGATGAGAAGCCGAAAGGCGCCAAAGGAGCAACAGTCAAATCTACAGTCCCAGCAGCTCCAGTGACACAGAGCAAAGCACCAGCCACAAAGTCGACCGCCAAAGCACCAGCAGCTAAATTGCCGCCACCGCCGCCACCGCCCGTCGTCAAACCAAGAGTTTTATCACGTTATCGTCCGGATGCACCGGCTGCTGAGCCTATTGTGCAGACTCCCGCAAGCGATAGCCAGTCGCAAGCCCAACCAGCTACACAGGCTGGTACTTCGACCACCATTCAGCCAGGTACAGCTGCGCACCAACCGGTAAGCCCTCAGCCCACAAACACTGCTTCATCCCCAGTGCCCCAAGCTCCAGGTAGCACCCAGCCCGCTCAAGCTCTATCAGGCAGCCCTGCTACCGAAGCAAAAACGACTCAACCAGTTGAAAATGCGCAGGTTGCTGCTCAAACAGCTGCCCTTGCCCCTGCTCAAAATTCGCCCGCCAGTGCCAACATTGTTGCCGAAAAGAGCCAGACAGCTACAAGTGAAGTCAAAGAACCTGTGGCAAAGAGCATCACTGTCGAAGAGAAGAACGCGCCAGAAGTCGAACAGCGCAAGCCAGAACCAGTTGAACCACCTTTTGAAGAGCCAGAACCAATTGGCAGACCTACCGGCGATAGCTGGTCTGATTCTTCCAAGTACGCTCCTCGCGTCATTCGCAAGCTGGATGTCAAAGCTAAAAAGCCAGAAGACGAAAAAGAAGCAGTCAAGCCCAAAGAAGAGCCAGCCGCTGCTGTCGGCAAGGTGGAAGAACGCGTCAAAGGCAAAGACGAAAAAGAAGCAGACCACAGAGAAGGCCGCAAGAAAGGCAAAAACGCCGATGACGATGATGACTCACCAAAATCTTCCAAGCCACTCTCTCCTTCTGTGCCAATCCGCGTAGCAGCGCCCTCACAAAGGGCGACTCCTCCACGTCCACCAAAATCTCACAGACAGTCTCCATCCGATAGACACGCCGCAAAAAAAGAAGAGAAACAGGCCAAGCCTCAAGTCTCTGTGCCGGAAGTGCCAAAAGTAATCACCCTGACCACCAGCTTGACCGTACAGGATCTGGCTACCCGTATGGGTGTGGACGAGACTGAAGTAATCAAACGTCTCTTTATGAAAGGCGTAATGCGCACAGTCAACCAGACTGTTGAGCTTGAACTTGCTCGCGACCTGGCAATCGAGATGGAATACGAAGTCCTCTCCGAAATCGCGGCAAAAACCAAAGAAGCTCCCAAAGAGCTATCCGAAGAAGACAAAGCCAATCTGGTTACTCGTCCTCCAGTAGTGACAATCATGGGTCACGTCGACCACGGCAAAACCAGCTTGCTTGACGCCATCCGTCAAACCAAACTCAATATCGCTGATAGCGAGCATGGTGGTATCACTCAACACATGGGTGCTTATCACGTGGAAGTGCCGGACGAAGAAGGCCACATGCGCCAAATAGTCTTTTTGGACACACCTGGTCACGAAGCGTTTACCGCTATGCGAGCCCGTGGAGCCAAAGTCACCGACATCGCCATCTTGGTTGTAGCGGCTGACGACGGTGTCATGCCTCAAACAATCGAAGCTCTCGACCATGCTAAAGCAGCCGGCGTACCAATCATTGTCGCTGTCAATAAAATCGACAAAGGTGACGCAGATCCAGAGCGTGTGCTCACCCAACTGATGAAGCATGACTTGATTGCAGAAAAATACGGCGGTGAAACTGTCACGGTCGAAGTATCTGCTAAAAAGAGAATCGGTCTGGATAACTTGCTCGAAATGATCTTGCTGGTATCCGACATCCTGGATCTCAAAGCTAACCCCGAAAAACCAGCCGAAGGCGTTATCGTTGAAGCTGAACTATCTCGTGGTAAGGGCGCTGTTGCTACAGCTCTCGTCGAAAACGGCACATTGCGTGAAGGCGACTTTATCGTAGCCGGAAGCAAGTGCGGTAGAGTCAGAGCACTCTTTGATGATCGCGGTCAGCGCGTCAAAGCAGCCGGTCCATCCATGCCAGTAGAAGTACTCGGTCTAGATGAAGTACCGCTAGCAGGTGATCGCTTTGAAGTAGTAAGCGACGCTCAGGGTATGAAAATCCTGGCAGAAAGCCGTAAGCTGCTCGAGACTCGTGGTCAACACCACGTCACCCTTGAGTCCTTGCACGATTTGCTCGAAAGCGGCGAAGTCAAAGAACTCAACATCATTGTCAAAGCCGATGTGCAGGGTACAGCCGAAGCTATCGCAGATAGCGTACGCAAGCTCAGCTCAAGCGAAGTGCAGACACGCGTATTGCGCACTGCATCTGGTGACATCTCCGAAAACGACGTCAACCTGGCGGCATCATCCAATGCCATCATCGTGGGCTTTAATGTGCAACCCGACCAGAACGCAGCCCGTGTCGCCGAAAACAGCGGCGTAGACATCCGCACCTATAACATCATCTATCAAATCACTGATGATATTACGAGTGCCGTACAGGGTCTGCTCAAACCAATCCGCGAAGAAGTCCAAATCGGTCAAGCCGAAGTCAGACAAATATTCAAGGTCGGCAAAGGTCTGATGATTGCTGGTTGTATGGTCTTGAGCGGCAAAGTGCAGCGCTCCTCCATCGCTCGTATTGAGCGCAACGGACAAATCATCCACGAAGGCAAACTCGATACACTCAAACGCTTTAAAGATGACGCCAAAGAAGTGGCCCAAGGCTTTGAATGCGGCATGAGCTTCGATAAGTTTTCGGATCTACAAGTAGGAGACAAAATAAACTCCTTTATCATCACCGAAACCAAAAGAGAACACAGCCATAACTAG